The following are encoded in a window of Helicobacteraceae bacterium genomic DNA:
- the thyX gene encoding FAD-dependent thymidylate synthase produces the protein MQITLLQHTDLAVCAHAIRTCWQSYERSDNGGDADRALIDRVGNQNKHSSVLEHLFYVFYIRGISRACLQELARHRVASLSVKSTRYTLKELKKEAAFETFDDRAKNYLVETGVGEVDRASLLALERLRELLARGIASDRAKYALPESYKTELTWSVNARSLQNFLRLRTSRAALWEIRALALAIFDALPKDHRYLFEPYIDRGETSE, from the coding sequence ATGCAAATAACCCTTCTTCAACATACGGATTTAGCGGTTTGCGCTCACGCCATTCGCACCTGCTGGCAGAGCTATGAGAGGTCGGATAACGGGGGCGACGCGGATCGCGCGCTAATCGATCGAGTTGGCAATCAAAACAAACATTCGAGCGTTCTCGAACACCTGTTTTACGTTTTTTACATTCGAGGAATCAGCCGCGCCTGTCTGCAAGAGCTTGCTAGACACCGCGTCGCCTCGTTGTCCGTTAAAAGCACGCGCTACACGCTAAAAGAGCTAAAAAAAGAAGCGGCGTTTGAAACGTTCGACGATCGCGCCAAAAACTATCTCGTAGAAACGGGCGTTGGCGAAGTCGATCGCGCGAGTCTTCTGGCGCTAGAAAGGTTGCGCGAGCTTTTGGCGCGGGGAATCGCCAGCGATCGCGCCAAATACGCCCTGCCCGAAAGCTACAAAACGGAACTTACATGGAGCGTAAACGCCAGAAGCCTGCAAAACTTTTTACGACTACGAACAAGCAGAGCGGCGCTATGGGAGATACGCGCTCTAGCGCTGGCAATTTTCGACGCGTTGCCCAAAGACCACAGATACCTATTCGAGCCGTATATCGATCGCGGCGAAACGAGCGAGTAA
- a CDS encoding RNA-binding protein — protein MKQLYVGNLPYNATEEQIRAVFAAYGNVSAVRMMMDRETGRFRGFSFVEMDDSDALKAVENLDGKDFGGRNLRVNEARERDARPARQRW, from the coding sequence GTGAAACAGCTTTATGTGGGCAATCTGCCATACAACGCCACCGAAGAACAAATACGCGCCGTTTTTGCGGCTTATGGAAACGTTAGCGCCGTTAGAATGATGATGGATCGGGAAACGGGACGTTTTCGCGGTTTTAGTTTCGTCGAAATGGACGATTCCGACGCGCTGAAAGCGGTCGAAAATCTTGACGGCAAAGATTTCGGCGGACGCAATCTGCGCGTGAACGAAGCGCGCGAGCGCGACGCTCGCCCCGCGCGTCAACGCTGGTAA
- a CDS encoding universal stress protein, whose translation MKVIVAASDFSQKSSIVVNKAAAIAKLSGARLTLLHAINPRGFFGRLFNQKTASAIGEIEKRLRSTLENLGVQGEAIALEGKPSETILKIAKEKNADMTALGDHGEFNIGDLLLGTTARHAIELSDLPILIVKSESPIPYKRVFIAVDFSECSTKAAEFAVKTFSGSEFIAFNAYLAPSDITDSRCGAITDEASSMLETMRREASESLERFVKSLPLNNRDVKTMIRASASPSATILETARSERCDLIVMGAKGVESFVPMMIGSCVESLLRRSDIDMLIARR comes from the coding sequence GTGAAAGTTATCGTAGCGGCAAGCGATTTTTCGCAAAAAAGCTCAATCGTCGTCAATAAAGCCGCCGCGATCGCCAAACTAAGCGGCGCGCGATTGACGCTTTTGCACGCTATAAATCCGCGCGGTTTTTTCGGGCGGCTGTTTAATCAAAAAACCGCGTCGGCTATTGGCGAGATCGAAAAACGGCTACGCTCGACGCTTGAAAATTTGGGCGTCCAAGGCGAGGCGATCGCGCTGGAAGGAAAGCCGAGCGAAACTATCCTCAAAATCGCTAAAGAAAAAAACGCGGATATGACGGCGCTTGGCGATCACGGCGAATTTAATATAGGCGATCTGCTCTTAGGCACGACGGCGAGACACGCGATCGAGCTATCCGATCTGCCGATCCTGATCGTAAAAAGCGAGAGCCCGATTCCGTATAAGCGCGTTTTTATCGCCGTCGATTTCTCCGAGTGTTCGACAAAAGCCGCCGAGTTTGCCGTCAAAACCTTTAGCGGCTCGGAGTTTATCGCTTTTAACGCCTATTTGGCGCCAAGCGACATAACGGATTCGCGCTGCGGCGCTATTACCGACGAAGCAAGCTCTATGCTTGAAACTATGCGGCGCGAAGCGAGCGAGAGTTTAGAGAGGTTCGTAAAATCGCTTCCGCTTAACAATCGCGACGTCAAAACCATGATCAGGGCGAGCGCGTCGCCCTCCGCGACGATTCTGGAAACGGCAAGGAGCGAACGGTGCGATCTGATAGTCATGGGCGCGAAAGGCGTCGAGTCGTTTGTGCCGATGATGATCGGTAGCTGCGTCGAATCGCTACTTCGCAGAAGCGATATAGACATGCTGATTGCGCGACGATGA
- a CDS encoding peptidoglycan DD-metalloendopeptidase family protein: MRFIVLVFICVFARALDDASYPGGVAVAPLNEFGDIAPAAFLGDRRVRVDRLPNGEWAAIIGVSIDAKPNATGYASYRTIDGKSAVIPFRIGEKSYPIQRLTIDKSMEALDDETIQRVVKERNITASAIAKFSENFKGETRMRLPLIAPISSPFGVRRIINKTSRRPHGGTDLAAPKGTPILAPSDGVVALADAHFYCGNFVLLNHGEGLFTLYCHLDRGAVTADQKVKTGDIIGYVGATGRVTGAHLHWSAALNGAWFDPLLLVSSDDLAKLTPKGQKPRK; this comes from the coding sequence ATGCGTTTTATTGTTTTGGTTTTTATTTGCGTTTTTGCGCGGGCTTTGGACGACGCGAGTTACCCCGGCGGGGTCGCGGTCGCGCCGCTTAACGAATTTGGCGATATTGCGCCCGCCGCGTTTCTTGGCGATAGGCGCGTTAGAGTGGATAGGTTGCCAAACGGCGAGTGGGCGGCGATTATAGGCGTGTCGATCGACGCGAAGCCAAACGCGACGGGATACGCTTCATACCGAACGATCGACGGCAAGTCGGCGGTTATACCGTTTAGGATTGGCGAGAAAAGTTATCCGATTCAGCGGCTTACTATCGACAAAAGTATGGAGGCGCTCGACGACGAAACGATTCAAAGAGTGGTAAAAGAGCGAAATATAACCGCTTCGGCAATCGCCAAATTTTCTGAAAATTTCAAAGGGGAAACGCGAATGCGTCTGCCGTTGATCGCGCCGATCAGCTCGCCGTTTGGCGTAAGGCGGATTATCAATAAAACGTCGCGCAGACCGCACGGCGGGACAGATTTAGCCGCGCCGAAAGGAACGCCAATCTTAGCTCCCTCCGACGGCGTCGTCGCGCTTGCGGACGCGCATTTTTACTGCGGCAATTTTGTTCTGCTAAATCACGGCGAAGGGCTTTTCACGCTCTATTGTCATTTGGATCGCGGCGCGGTAACGGCGGATCAAAAGGTAAAAACGGGCGATATAATCGGCTACGTCGGCGCGACGGGACGGGTTACGGGCGCGCATCTGCATTGGAGCGCGGCGCTTAACGGGGCGTGGTTTGATCCTCTTTTGCTTGTTTCAAGCGACGATTTAGCCAAACTAACGCCAAAAGGGCAAAAGCCCCGAAAATAG
- a CDS encoding class I SAM-dependent methyltransferase translates to MKRLNVNTYSTTAKHSFADKAAYNTRVKIFKKLLAIIDLEKAESIIDVGVTADKTYMSSNFFENLFLDHKKITAFSDQDASWMENEYKGLTFKQGTVLDMPFENNTFDLVFSSAVIEHVGSIKNQSKFLSECFRISKKYVFLTTPNRHYPIELHTAMPFIHLLPKNIHRKILKFIGKSFFALEENLNLLTKNDLRKLCFENGIPEYKILTVNFLGLPSNLLLILTKN, encoded by the coding sequence ATGAAACGCTTAAACGTTAATACTTATTCAACTACCGCAAAACATTCTTTTGCTGATAAAGCGGCATACAATACAAGAGTAAAAATATTCAAAAAATTATTAGCAATTATCGATCTTGAAAAAGCAGAATCAATAATTGACGTTGGAGTTACCGCCGATAAAACATATATGTCGTCAAATTTTTTTGAAAATTTGTTTTTGGATCATAAAAAAATTACGGCGTTTTCCGATCAAGACGCAAGCTGGATGGAAAACGAATATAAAGGATTAACATTTAAACAAGGAACGGTGCTTGATATGCCGTTTGAAAATAATACTTTTGATTTAGTTTTTTCATCCGCCGTAATTGAACATGTAGGTTCAATAAAGAACCAAAGTAAATTTCTAAGCGAATGTTTTAGAATATCGAAAAAATATGTTTTTCTAACTACGCCAAACAGACATTATCCAATTGAATTGCATACCGCTATGCCATTTATACATTTATTGCCTAAAAATATACATAGGAAAATATTAAAATTTATTGGGAAAAGTTTTTTTGCATTAGAAGAAAATTTAAACTTATTAACAAAAAATGATTTACGAAAATTATGTTTTGAAAATGGTATTCCTGAATATAAAATATTAACAGTTAATTTCTTAGGATTGCCTTCAAATTTATTATTAATATTAACAAAAAATTAA
- a CDS encoding DNA polymerase III subunit gamma/tau → MSEHQVFALKYRPRSFKELIGQEAVSQTLSLALDSGKLSHAYLFSGLRGSGKTSSARIFAKSLLCEKGVSSAPCEECDNCRQANEGRHIDIIEMDAASNTGIDDVRDLIEQTKYAPSLGRFKIYIIDEVHMLSKGAFNALLKTLEEPPSYIKFLLATTDPMKVPATILSRSQHFRFKKIAFEAVLAHIKHIMARESIRADDRALEIIARSGGGSMRDTLTLLEQAIAYGKGALELNAAVEMLGVLDPSQIETFFARIFDRDQSGAISFVKEIESSDAEMVINEMIDFLKERLFKPRAPFSANVIERFFKIAAEAKSLLHFGADGGFTLGLTALKMIEALRPEAIADAIERIENELAQSTNGAQNGETREEKRSADNADRASRPPSSFGGRQSVGQTAPIDLLTARLYDRNAELGAAFSEAVTFVAFENNEFRAVFAESGAGVERLRRDYKTFLQILREVFGEQTKIVKVAASADKSQNEAKSNEIAVKSQPASDEPAAKNASDASPTDPDNANINAAASAAKSQNEAVAKTKPIRDEPAAKSALDNDDPLSAADIQKAIEIFKPEKITVIAKTNR, encoded by the coding sequence ATGAGCGAACATCAAGTTTTTGCCCTTAAATACCGCCCGCGATCGTTCAAAGAGCTAATCGGGCAGGAGGCGGTAAGTCAGACGCTCTCTCTTGCCCTCGATAGCGGCAAGCTAAGCCACGCCTACCTGTTCTCGGGCTTGCGCGGCAGCGGTAAAACCTCCAGCGCGAGGATTTTCGCCAAATCGCTTCTGTGCGAAAAGGGCGTAAGCTCCGCGCCGTGCGAGGAGTGCGATAACTGCCGTCAGGCAAACGAAGGACGGCATATCGACATTATCGAGATGGACGCGGCGAGCAACACGGGCATAGACGACGTGCGCGATCTGATCGAGCAGACCAAATACGCGCCGTCGCTCGGTCGGTTTAAGATATATATCATCGACGAGGTTCATATGCTCTCAAAAGGGGCGTTTAACGCGCTGCTAAAGACGTTAGAGGAGCCGCCTAGCTATATTAAATTCCTGCTCGCCACGACCGATCCGATGAAAGTTCCCGCGACGATCTTGTCGCGATCGCAGCATTTTCGTTTCAAAAAAATCGCCTTTGAGGCGGTTCTGGCGCACATAAAGCACATTATGGCGCGAGAATCGATTCGCGCCGACGATCGCGCGCTGGAGATCATAGCGCGTTCGGGCGGCGGCAGCATGCGCGACACATTGACGCTTTTGGAGCAGGCGATCGCTTACGGTAAGGGCGCGTTGGAGCTAAACGCCGCCGTAGAGATGCTCGGCGTTTTAGACCCGTCGCAAATCGAGACCTTTTTCGCGCGGATTTTCGATCGCGATCAAAGCGGCGCGATCTCGTTTGTCAAGGAGATCGAATCTAGCGACGCCGAAATGGTGATCAACGAGATGATAGATTTTCTTAAAGAGCGGCTTTTCAAACCGCGCGCGCCTTTTAGCGCTAATGTGATCGAGCGCTTCTTTAAGATCGCGGCGGAGGCGAAAAGTTTGCTACATTTTGGCGCGGACGGCGGTTTTACGCTAGGATTAACGGCGTTAAAGATGATTGAGGCGCTCCGCCCCGAAGCGATCGCCGACGCGATCGAGCGGATTGAAAACGAACTGGCGCAATCGACAAACGGCGCTCAAAACGGCGAGACGCGCGAAGAAAAACGATCCGCCGACAACGCGGATCGCGCGAGCCGTCCCCCGTCCTCTTTTGGCGGTCGTCAATCGGTTGGGCAGACCGCGCCAATCGATCTGCTAACGGCGCGCCTTTACGATCGTAACGCCGAACTAGGCGCGGCGTTTAGCGAGGCGGTAACATTTGTCGCGTTTGAAAACAACGAGTTTCGAGCCGTTTTCGCCGAGAGCGGCGCGGGCGTGGAGCGGCTAAGAAGGGACTACAAAACCTTTTTGCAAATCTTGCGCGAGGTTTTTGGCGAACAAACCAAGATCGTTAAAGTCGCCGCTTCAGCCGACAAAAGCCAAAACGAAGCCAAATCAAACGAAATCGCCGTCAAATCGCAACCGGCAAGCGACGAACCCGCCGCTAAAAACGCGAGCGACGCTTCGCCAACCGACCCCGACAACGCAAACATTAATGCCGCCGCTTCAGCCGCCAAAAGCCAAAACGAAGCCGTAGCCAAAACGAAACCGATACGCGACGAACCCGCCGCCAAAAGCGCGCTTGATAACGACGATCCATTAAGCGCCGCGGATATTCAAAAAGCGATTGAAATTTTTAAGCCGGAGAAAATTACCGTTATAGCCAAAACTAACCGCTGA